From the Solanum pennellii chromosome 4, SPENNV200 genome, one window contains:
- the LOC107016292 gene encoding endochitinase EP3 — translation MNFFSSSKTFFFLFLTLSIASRLILAQNCGCSSDLCCSRWGYCGSGNDYCGEGCQGGPCFSTTPSNNNNNNGVIVSDVVTNAFFNGIADQGASSCEGKGFYTRERFLEALQSYSNFGTVGSSDDSKREIAAFFAHVTHETGHMCYINEINGPSGDYCDENNTDYPCVSGKNYYGRGPIQLSWNFNYGPAGQSIGFDGLNDPDIVGRDGVISFKTALWYWMNNCHSLITSGQGFGPTIRAINGQIECDGGNPQTVARRVEYYTQYCQQLGVDTGDNLTC, via the exons ATGAACTTCTTCTCTtcatcaaaaacatttttctttctatttctcaCATTATCTATAGCATCAAGACTAATCTTGGCACAAAATTGTGGTTGTTCATCGGATTTGTGTTGCAGTAGATGGGGTTATTGTGGAAGTGGAAATGATTATTGTGGTGAAGGGTGTCAAGGGGGACCTTGTTTTAGTACTACTCcaagcaataataataataacaatggAGTTATAGTTTCTGATGTTGTAACTAATGCATTTTTTAATGGAATTGCTGATCAAGGTGCTTCTAGTTGTGAAGGAAAAGGGTTTTATACAAGAGAGAGATTTCTTGAAGCTCTTCAATCTTATAGTAACTTTGGAACTGTTGGTTCTAGTGATGATTCTAAGCGTGAAATTGCTGCTTTCTTCGCTCATGTTACACACGAAACTGGAC ACATGTGCTACATAAATGAGATAAATGGTCCATCAGGAGACTATTGTGATGAGAACAACACAGATTACCCTTGTGTCTCAGGGAAAAACTACTATGGTAGAGGACCAATTCAACTATCATGGAACTTTAATTATGGTCCAGCAGGACAATCAATTGGATTTGATGGATTAAATGATCCAGACATAGTAGGAAGAGATGGTgttatttcatttaaaacagCTTTATGGTATTGGATGAATAATTGTCATTCTTTAATTACTTCTGGACAAGGATTTGGCCCAACAATTAGAGCTATTAATGGACAAATTGAATGTGATGGTGGTAATCCACAAACTGTTGCTAGAAGGGTTGAGTATTATACTCAATATTGTCAACAACTTGGTGTTGATACTGGGGATAATCTTACttgttaa